Proteins co-encoded in one Zootoca vivipara chromosome 3, rZooViv1.1, whole genome shotgun sequence genomic window:
- the PLN gene encoding cardiac phospholamban, whose translation MEKVQYITRSAMRRASTIEVNPQTRQRLQELFVNFCLILICLLLICIIVMLL comes from the coding sequence ATGGAGAAGGTCCAGTACATAACCCGGTCTGCTATGAGGAGAGCCTCAACTATTGAGGTGAACCCACAAACACGCCAAAGGCTTCAAGAGCTCTTTGTGAATTTTTGTCTTATCTTAATATGCCTCTTGCTTATCTGCATCATTGTGATGCTTCTTTGA